In one window of Bemisia tabaci chromosome 4, PGI_BMITA_v3 DNA:
- the Tat gene encoding tyrosine aminotransferase — protein sequence MPDKWSVKPSLIARSTFNPIRDIVDNLKIEPNPSKEFIPLSLGDPTVFGNLGPAQEAVDAVIKSAASYGHNGYTASTGNMKAREAVAQYSSTDEYTVKPEDVIICSGCSGALDLCITALANPGDTILVPRPGFSIYRTQAEGLGIKIRSYNLLPSKGWEIDLINLENQLEKYKCAAIVINNPSNPCGSNYSILHLRDIVNTISRYHVPIIADEIYEHLVFPGEKFHPLASVSADVPILSCSGLTKRFLCPGWRLGWIVIHDRHDIFGKEMRTGLQNLSTRIIGANTIVQGALPDILAKVPEEFFDNVIDTLQKHAKVAYDLLSQTKGIKPVMPQGAMYMMVGVDIDHFPDFSSDLEFVEKMVGEESVFCLPGKCFDYPSYFRIVLTVPEHLLKEACQRIRSFCNKYYDEDKKMNEINMNTYNNINTQTYT from the exons GTGATCCCacagtttttggaaatttgggGCCTGCCCAAGAAGCTGTAGACGCTGTGATAAAAAGTGCAGCATCATATGGACATAACGGATACACGGCCTCTACAG GTAACATGAAAGCAAGGGAAGCCGTTGCTCAGTACAGCTCAACCGATGAGTATACAGTGAAACCAGAG GACGTGATAATATGCAGCGGATGTTCAGGAGCTCTAGATCTTTGTATCACTGCTTTGGCGAATCCGGGAGACACCATCCTCGTCCCAAGACCAGGGTTTTCCATCTACCGGACCCAAGCAGAAGGACTTGGCATCAAAATTAGATCCTACAATTTACTG CCCAGCAAAGGATGGGAAATAGACTTGATCAATTTAGAAAATCaattagaaaaatataaatgtgcAGCTATTGTGATAAACAATCCATCGAATCCATGCGGCTCGAATTACAGCATTCTCCACCTGAGAGATATCGTGAATACGATAAGTCGATATCATGTACCGATCATTGCTGATGAAATTTACGAGCACTTG GTTTTCCCGGGCGAAAAATTCCATCCGCTTGCATCCGTGTCCGCAGATGTCCCTATATTATCCTGCAGTGGGCTGACTAAAAG ATTTTTATGTCCCGGTTGGAGACTAGGCTGGATTGTAATTCATGATAGGCACGACATCTTTGGGAAAGAG ATGCGCACAGGTCTACAAAATCTAAGTACCAGGATAATTGGAGCGAATACAATTGTGCAAGGGGCCTTACCAGATATTCTTGCAAAAGTCCCGGAAGAGTTCTTTGATAACGTCATCGATACTTTACAG AAACATGCGAAAGTCGCGTATGATCTCCTCAGTCAAACAAAAGGAATAAAGCCTGTGATGCCTCAAGGTGCTATGTATATGATg GTTGGTGTGGACATTGATCACTTCCCGGATTTTTCTAGTGACCTCGAGTTCGTCGAAAAGATGGTCGGTGAAGAATCTGTATTTTGTCTCCCCGGCAAG TGTTTTGATTACCCTTCTTACTTCAGGATCGTCCTGACAGTTCCAGAGCACTTGTTAAAAGAGGCATGCCAAAGGATCAGGTCTTTTTGCAACAAGTATTATGAcgaagataaaaaaatgaacgaaatcaATATGAACACGTATAACAATATTAATACACAAACGTACACGTGA
- the Cog7 gene encoding conserved oligomeric Golgi complex subunit 7, with protein MMDLAAFSEDNFDPKEWINKTFKNAESQVSKEAFVRNMVKKLQLYVQQVNCSLEDTSQQVLASLPRVSHETEVLCHEARSLQKKLQEVEGEISKVKKNAGDSIASLEALDKIKNKMLTAKQALHEADNWSILAADIEELFESGDVASIAEKIENMQSSLNALTSVSDFENRKMQLEGLKNRLEALVSPQLVQAFSSGSTDDSMKFVKIFSAMDRSPNLLKYYTKFQKSLMCQKWHDTVNSEQEETVADWMKSFYSYLFSNYHSLSSWVTQVFTPTSPTDMLCKLYVDVHLNLQPSLSSCISTGLKQQNQQLNYLIELKQISQQFANNMKSVIADRANLESIYSVIYQVYTPFTSDYAKLEKDVVEQELSKISSERDDLMDVIQGFSQNISSVMNISNNIESRCYQFSNCAVFSQLVQVQSTLFMSYLKQHSSIIDQLDSKTSPHEDWNLFQMCLTFLQSLGEFLNEIKIYEKDLKSKITNAWKSAALESSRYITSELLRRKLEQQISSLEDDPDADIFSDVLKQIEENCKKVHGITYKVIFSPIAEQLKHTNDICQQFRESTQELPDYSYAPQEYVTQIGEYLITLPQHLEPFLLRENPALVSALRLADLSYQSNQSADSASILLNMVAQGTCSKYSDHILSIDELLSSHCKQLVVDIDYLGNVLEELGVHLTETLQQIKTLLGLSPETYKTAQTMGVPAKLVSAIRQMRNIASTDSMG; from the exons ATGATG GATCTCGCAGCATTTTCTGAGGATAATTTTGATCCGAAAGAGTGGATCaacaaaactttcaaaaatgctGAGTCTCAGGTTTCGAAAGAG GCATTTGTCCGGaacatggtaaaaaaattacagctCTATGTGCAACAAGTTAACTGTTCTCTAGAGGATACTAGCCAGCAAGTGCTAGCAAGTCTGCCACGTGTTTCTCATGAAACAGAAGTGTTGTGTCACGAAGCTCGTTCTCTGCAAAAGAAGCTCCAAGAAGTTGAAGGCGAAATTTCAAAG GTTAAGAAAAATGCTGGGGATTCCATAGCCAGTCTAGAAGCATTGGATAAAATTAAGAACAAGATGCTAACAGCCAAACAAGCTCTGCATGAAGCTGATAACTGGTCTATTCTGGCTGCAGATATTGAGGAG TTATTTGAATCTGGTGATGTTGCTAGTattgcagaaaaaattgaaaatatgcagTCTTCTCTCAATGCACTGACAAGTGTGAGTGACtttgaaaaccggaaaatgcaACTTGAGGGCTTAAAAAATAGACTGGAGGCCTTGGTTAGTCCTCAGTTAGTTCAAGCATTCAGCTCTGGCTCTACAG ATGACTCAATGAAGTTTGTCAAAATCTTCAGTGCCATGGACCGATCACCAAACCTGTTGAAGTATTACACCAAGTTCCAGAAAAGTCTCATGTGTCAGAAGTGGCATGATACCGTAAATTCAGAACAAGAGGAAACAGTTGCTGATTGGATGAAGAGCTTCTACTCCtatcttttttcaaattatcaCAGTTTG TCATCTTGGGTCACACAGGTATTTACCCCAACATCGCCCACAGATATGCTTTGCAAGCTGTACGTAGATGTTCACTTAAATTTGCAGCCTAGTCTGAGCTCTTGCATAAGCACAGGGCTTAAGCAGCAGAACCAACAGCTGAACTATCTTATCGAGCTGAAACAGATATCTCAGCAGTTCGCCAACAATATGAAATCTGTTATTGCTGACAGAG CGAATTTAGAGTCAATTTACTCCGTAATCTATCAAGTCTACACTCCTTTCACAAGTGACTATGCAAAGCTGGAGAAAGATGTTGTAGAACAGGAACTATCAAAAATCAGCTCAGAACGAGACGACTTAATGGATGTCATCCAAGGTTTCAGTCAAAATATTTCAAGCGTGATGAATATTTCAAATAATATAGAGTCGCGCTGTTATCAGTTCTCCAACTGCGCTGTCTTCTCCCAGTTGGTTCAAGTTCAATCG aCACTATTCATGAGCTATTTGAAGCAGCATTCATCAATTATAGATCAACTGGATAGCAAAACCTCTCCCCATGAGGATTGGAACCTGTTCCAAATGTGTCTCACTTTCTTGCAGTCTCTCG GTGAGTTCTTAAATGAAATAAAGATCTATGAGAAGGATTTGAAGTCTAAAATTACCAATGCGTGGAAATCAGCTGCTCTTGAATCATCTAGGTACATCACCTCTGAATTACTGCGGCGCAAATTGGAGCAGCAGATTTCATCCCTCGAAGATG ATCCTGATGCTGATATATTCAGCGATGTATTAAaacaaattgaagaaaattgcaaaaaagttcATGGCATCACTTACAAAGTCATTTTCTCCCCCATTGCTGAGCAGCTGAAGCATACAAATGACATTTGTCAGCAGTTCAGAGAATCTACCCAAGAACTTCCTGATTACAGTTATGCCCCTCAAGAGTACGTCACTCAG ATCGGTGAATACCTCATTACGCTACCACAACACTTAGAGCCATTTCTACTGAGAGAGAATCCTGCTCTCGTAAGTGCCTTACGCTTGGCGGACTTATCTTACCAAAGCAATCAATCTGCTGACTCAGCCAGTATCCTGTTAAACATGGTTGCTCAAGGCACCTGTTCTAAGTACAGCGATCATATACTCTCAATAGATGAGCTTTTGTCAAGTCATTGTAAACAACTCGTTGTAGACATTG acTATCTCGGGAACGTTTTGGAAGAACTAGGCGTTCACCTGACTGAAACCTTGCAGCAAATCAAAACACTTCTTGGGCTGTCTCCTGAAACCTATAAAACAGCTCAGACCATGGGCGTGCCAGCAAAACTTGTATCAGCTATTCGGCAAATGAGGAACATTGCATCCACCGACTCAATGGGTTAG